Genomic window (Centroberyx gerrardi isolate f3 chromosome 9, fCenGer3.hap1.cur.20231027, whole genome shotgun sequence):
CTGTAGAGTTGACCATAtggacagaagaggagaagcaagaggagaggaagtctGCGCAGCCTTTCCCTTTGAAAACAGGAGGAGAGCTCCACATGAATAGGCTCCATATTGCAGAACTCCACATGCAGGCCTTTTCCAAAATAAGGACTGTCAGCtgtttccaattcaattcaagacATTGAAGGCAAGTCCCTGTATAAATAGCTATCAAGTAGGTCAACAGTATATTAAATTCCTGACATGCTTATCCTCATGCTTATCCCTACAGACCATAACATGAGGAAGTGGGCTAGGCTGTAATAGTGATGGGCTTCTTTCCTGGAGGGAGGAACCCCACAAGTCTTATCAGTCTCCAGGCTGGCGTAAAGGGAGGGTCACTCAGTCAGCCAAGGCAAAGTGAGCAGAGGCTGATTGCATCAACTGCAGTAATACTGACTGAGTGAGCTGAGACTCAGTTTCATTTTGTGATGGGAGCAAAATAGTGCACCAATGCCAGACtaggtacagtgtgtgtggagagaacACCGATAAAAGACCCCACTCAGACATTCAGAGAAATTCAGCTATTCTCAGCAGTGACTGTCTCACCGCAATTACTATAAATGAGAAACACAGTTAAAGCTAACTATATACCGCTGAAGAAACCACAGACCTTTCAACTGCTTCCCTTTCCGTTTCTCGCTGATGAGTTAGCTGCAATCAAACACTGACATGTGTTGATAGCATGTTACACAGAAATGTAGTACGCCTACAGACTATAATACACTCGAGAGAAAAACAATCTCTTTCTGAGTATGAATGACTGCAACTGCACGAGGCAGGCATCTACCTCCCAGAACAAAGCAGGGATTCAGTGAATGTATACAGTTCCAACTATCCAACAAAACCAGCTTGCCACAGTCTTAAGGATGTCATGGGATGATAACAGAAAGCAGCCATGGAATGCAGTACTACCACTCACATGCATGCAGCTGGCCAACATCTGAAATTCAAAAGGTCACAAGAAGCCACTACTGCAAACTCTCACAAACCTGATAATCCTCCtgtttacaacacacacacacatcttgttcatattatgtgtgtgtggctgggatCTTCCAAAGTGTAGTGTGAGTTATGTGTTTACTGGTGTCAGGAGGTGGCTAGTAACGTTAGATATACAGCATATTTACATACGACTTGTGTCCACATGCACTTGATTTCACCAGAAACATATGGGGTCAGAGTCAAGAATGTTAGGAACACGTTTAGACACTGAAGGCAACAATGACTGAAATGATCCCTGACATGGTGCTGGATGTGAAAGGTGGAATCCTCAAAAATCCACCAGAAGCCTGGGATGCTCCACTTTTGCACAGGACGTCTCCATCGTCCTCCTCAGTTGTCCCTGGGTGAAATACCTGGCTCAGCTCACTTGCATATCATTCTCATGCAAAGTCCTTCAAATGCAATACAGCGACTTTCTGACTGTCTCCATACAGAACCTCAGCAATAGCTACAAAGTTCAGCGAATGTTTATGGCTACACAGTTGAAAACCAAAATATCTGGGCAGTCATCGTAGCTGGCCGATACCGATAATGTGTCGTGGCAGACCCCTTGTCTGTCACCAACCATCCCGACCCGTATGACCTGGTTGGCCGTACAAGCATGCCATGGGTCTCTGGCTAGCCCATGTTAGCAGCAAGGAGCTAgctaacaaagacaaaacacagacaaaatctAAACACATTATCAGCCGGCTTTCAAGTTTAATACTTACGTATACTGGTAATGGCCACGGGTAGCCAGCAGGTTCGGCTCCAACCGGCGATTTGAGCTTGAGCTCTAGCTTTTCTCCCATTCTACACTTTACGGCGGCTTGCTGTgatggtagctagctagtagctttcGGTTAGCTAGCTGGTCGGTTAGCGAGCGAGCTACAACGTGAACATTCTGTAAGAAAAAATGTTGAAAcggcacaaaacaaaacagatgtcGACGCCCGTCGCGTAGGtaatacacacactgtaaagtCAAGTGTATAAATATATCCGACTCAATTTTATATTCGGATTAAAATGCCTGTTCATGTCCACTGGCAATAACACCTCGGCCGTATCGCCGCCATCTTGCCCGGCATGAATAAATATGGCAGGGGGCCACTGGTAGCAGAGGGGACACAGACGTCACCGAGGGGACTCTGATCACAGAAAacagagtgggagtgtgtggcCAACAGAATTAGAGCAGGAAAAATTGAGTGATCATGGAGATGAAGCTGGATGTCACGATCTTTTATGTGCTTATGAGCAATTTGCCAAATCTCCAAAACAATAGTTTTCTTCACCCACATTTCTCTCTGTTATATAGGTCATATCGGTGACCTTCTGGGGTTTTGGTTTTGAttcaaaatctgttttgtttcaaaattaacaaaaatataaattatttgtACATGTAGACAATTCACTGGCATTCAATAGAGCTTCATTCaaaatatagttatatatagtgGCCACAATGTATTTTACAGATAgatgttgtcagcagcacataggaaaaatatgtatttccagtgtccaaaatcctatatattttaaatgaatgtcATCCACATGCttaaatacctttttttttttttttcgtatattttgaaacatatccCTTAACATATTCTGTTGCATATGTCAAATGTATTATGGGTCTGGTAAAACATTCAGCTAAAGATGACAATTTTATGCGGGTGACagaacaagaaaacaaatgCTTGTGTTGGCAAAAACAAAGAGGATAAGTGACACAACAGAATAGTGTGTTGACAGCCCCTGGATACAGTGAAGTGGAAAGAGAAATGTCCTCAGCTCATTCACAGTagtctcctctctgactgactgcctaAAAAGCCATAACAGAAGGAGATCTAGTAGTACGCAACCTGAACATGACCTGTGGTTTCACTTCTATCAATACTctgtcagacaggcagcagtttGGTCATCAACCATAGACAGCCAGTTCAAAAATCCATGCCTCTTCTATTAAACTGTGTGACTGgcacaaaatacaaattaaaaaaagcaaGCTACTGATTCACCTGATATCTGCAAGTATATGGCATtattagaaaaataaacacaagtaTTTATTGAATTACACATTATATCTCTCATTGAAAGAGTACAgcattgtatgtatgtattgttCAGTATAGCCTACTTATAAAACATTACGAATAggatttttttattgcaaatttcacatttgtgaatatgaaattTAGCCATCAACGTAATACAGTTATTTCGATACAGCTGTTTCTCCTTTCCAAATTACCTTGGCATGTGAGCAATTCCAAATTAAATGCAATACTGTTTCAGGGTGCTGAGAAAACCATAATGTTATGGATGTGTGGCAAAGGCCTGGCATAATTTCTGAGCTGCTTAGAGTTTGAAAGtgaatttgtctgtttttctaacTTGGCTTCTCTGTGTTGCAGGTTGATTAAGGTGAGAATAAAATCAGAGGGAGGTGTGGTGTCAGCTGCAGGAGCGGCGGCGAGGGAAAACAATCCTCCTCCTGTTGAAAAGTGAAGCTGAAGGTCATGATAGTGACTATGAAGCTAGACGGTGAACCGTCATTGAAGAATCATCACCTCTCCATCACAGAGAAACTGTGTAACAAGATCTATAACGGAAGACAAGACACAGCCAGCTGCAAGTAACAGAGACACTGCAGAATTAACAATAGATATTAAGTTGACACTTCAGGGTGTCAACCCAAAAGACAATGGAAGTTTAGCAAGTCACACCAAGTTTGTAGGAAGATAGCAGGGAAGATAAGCCAACAAAGGGAAGTGGACCCATTGTTACTCCCGTGCCAAGAATATCAAATAGCATTGTTTTCAATTAATGAAAGCTGAGATGGCCAAAAGTGAGATTGATCTTAATTTGACTTCCTGTGACCTAAAAAGGCAGACAAAGCAGACTCATTGGCTGTGAATAAACAGACTCTGCAGCTTTTACTGCACATCAGCAGTCCAAGTCATCGCCCAGGGGAACATGTCTGCAACACTCACCTCCCCACATGTCTATGACACAAAGATGACAACAGAGAAACAAGGCTTACAGTAGCATGTCCTGGCTATTTGGGCCTGGTTGTGGCATTCCGCTCCCTTTGGTGAAAGGTTTAGAGCAGTATGCTAGGGTATTGATTTTATGTCCTTGATACAAGTGTATTATACACAGTacacagacctgggtcaaagtAATGAAGTCTAGTTCTGTTATTCACGACATCACCAAACTCTTAATATCTTCCACTGAAATAATGTGTCAAGGCTCATGTACCTTATGTCTCAAATGAGGTTAACTCTTTGGTTGCACAGGCTCTATGCATTGGCCTATTTGTCATTTATCTTACTAATCATATTTATCACAATTTGAGTATCAATCACAGAATGGGAATGCTGCTATATTATACCAAAAGTGAATCAAACTcattaatcttttttttccccatgcaaATGTATGCTTGTTGCATGGTCTTATGCGCTTGTTGGTTGCCAAGCTGCCCAGGAATCAGTTGCCAGGAGGCAGAAATGTTTTTCTCTCAGCATCATTCATATCCACCCTTGAGGCCAATCTCAGCCTATACTCTGTGGTGTGGATGTGGAGATGTGCAGATGTGCAGGTTAGACAGATGTAGGTAATCTCCAAAATGAATCATTTGACTTGAACCTATGAAATGCCCCTGTGTCTGATAAACACCCCAATTCCCTAAAATAAGTAAATGACCTTTATTTCAACCATGGcctacattttcaaattaaagCACTGACCTGCGCTACTAGAGAATCTAGATAGAACTAGATTCCCTTCTCCCTTCTGCAGAAACCCAAGACAAATGAAAGACTGCCTCACGAGCAAAAAGCCCTGGAaacacagaggggaggagagcttTCAATCTCCGCTGTGACTGTAAACATGTCCGAATCAGTCAGTGTATATGCTGCTGTATGTTGAAGGGAGGGccaacagggagggaggagatggcaGGTTGCCACACTGAACTCACTGACACCCCTCCAGCTCCCTGAGCAGAGCTGAGGCCAACTTTGGGACGGGAGCCAACAGCAGCATAGCAAGGCTGCACAGCTCAGCCAGGCCAACTGGAACACAGTCGCTATGTAGATTTCTGGGATCTTTCACAGTGTGTCAGATTGCAGCAAGCCTGTCCTCTCTGTCGCCTTGCTGGAGCATCCCCTGCTCACGCTGCCATGCCAAGGCCTTTTTTGGATCCACATTTCAGTACAAGCCACAGCCTTGGCAGTAAACAATACACATTCCTGTGGTAGAAAGAGAGGCCCAACAGACACGAGCAACAAATAAGGAATAACATAACCTGCAAAAATACATTGAATGCAAAAGGAATTGCCCGTTTTACACATCAGTATGCAtctccccttcctttccttgTTATTAAACAGATTCCCATCATAGACTACACTAGCACAGCTTACATCTGACAAGAAACAACAATGCAAACTGGAAGACCCAAGGGCTCAAGATGTTTCTATTCAACTTGTTGCTCCCCTGAACAAAAACAAGGTATGCAGTCTGCAAGCTATATGGACTAATAGTGTGACATAGCTGCCATCTACAGGACATCAGCTTCACTACAGGCCTACATGTGTAAATACAGTAATTGTAAACAAATAACATAAGATAACATGAAATAGAGACGGATAAGATGATGAAATCTctattaaatatgaaatatcagTTTCAAATTTATAATATTTCTAGGAGATGGAGTGTACAGGAATAATGTCCCCAGTGCTTCTAAAAACCCATCTGCTCTTGGGGCTAAAAATAAACTCTCCTTGTAATTGCCCTGGGAAAGATTTATATTTAGAAGCAGGACAGGATATCTACACTACTGAACAGGAATCCACCATGACATTCTACCTCTCTGAACAGCTGGAGTAGTGACATATATTCGGTTTATTTACGCAAAGTCAAGGTCCAAATATTTCAGGATATGGGTCTATAAACATCAGGTCGATCTCTCTTTGTGTGCCACAGACAGGACCAAGTCAAATACAGTATTGCATTCTTGGCCTCACTATCCATACTCAATAGGCCTACATGAAGGTTGTTAAATAATTCAAGAATACTAGACTGTAAAAGCATAATAAAAATGGACAGCAACAACTGGTTCAGAATTTCACAAATGAGGATTTTAAAGAATTTTATTGAAACAAAGATCAATTTCAGTCCCAGTCCCTTATGGTTTCAAAAAGCGTGCTTTGGGTTTTAGCGCCAACATCTCAGACGACTCTTCTCCAAAGCCCTCTTTGCTTATACAGCAGCATGTATATAATCAGAGAAAAAAACCTATACAACAGGTCATTTGGCACAATCAACTCATACAATGGTATTCCTGTGCTGGCATATCATCACTTTCAAACAATTTGCTCCGTATCTGAGCAAAATGTCTTTACCATCTTTACTGATGAAGAATTGATTCAAAATGGATTTTGACCACAATAGAGGTGTAATACAGTAATCAGAATGTCTCTAGAAAACAACGCACAGTAAGAATGGTGAAAagcagccatttttttttaaagggttgCAGTACTGGGCGATGCTGAGTGTTGATTCTGGTCACAAAACATTCAAGTTCACATACCCGCCTGTTCCCCtgccccctcccttcccttcccaccCTGACATCCTCAAGTCCCAGATCCAAACTCAGTCTAGACCCAGTAGTATTCAGCATTGTTGTGATGGACCTCTGAGCATTGGCCATGTTTAGTGTTTGCATTTGAAAAGTGATGAGCTTGAAAACCTTACATTGCATTGAAACATCTGAGCCCAGTCATGCAGATCCCGTCTGAAGTGAAGGAGAGACCTTTCACTTCTCCGAACAAAGGATTGAATGAGATTTCCTTGAGAAAAATGATAATATGGATCAAAGAATAATTTTTAAACTTAAAATGGAAATACAGTGACATGGATTATGTTTCTTTGCCAACGTTCGGGAAAGCATTTTGTTTCACCCAACTCAGTAAGCACTTTGGTATACATGCTGGTCAGAGCCATGTCTAATTGATTACATATTAATTCAGTTGGACTAGGCCTTTGCTTGGATTTGTATGTCCTTGGGCAGTTTTTTCAAGTAAAGATACAAATACTGTTCGTTGTAACACATTCATAAAGCATGCACTCTGATGGACAAAGAGAAAAGTTTCATTTGGACAAAACCCCAGGTAACAGCAAGATTAGCAGGAAAAGTGCTGATTTTTCATATTCACATAAAAAGGTCAATATAAGAAATGCATTAGCTGACTAAACCAAACTcaacttgtttgtttgtcaggTGAGTTCTATTACAGCATTTCTAGTTTCTCTTCAGATACGTTTTAAGAGTGGATCCTTCTTCACAACACTTCTCAGAGAGGAGTGCTGATCCAGGATCAACGATCAGGTCATCCTTGTGAATATCTGGCATCACATTTGAAAAGGCAAAACTGATCCCAGATAAGCATTCCCTCTCTGAGAGGCGTTAAGATTGAGGGCCCTGCAGCAGGTCCACCAGGCTCCACTTGGAAGATGATCAAGGATGGCTTCATATTAACAGTCGTCTCAGTGACTATCATGTGGGTGATgagcagacaaaacaaaagatttGATCTTTTTatatacactgtaaacaaaatTGTTTAAACATAACTAAAGGTTACAATGTAAGTAACTTATGTGGGATATCAGATCTCCGGTTTAACCCAAATTGAATTTCTGTACTTTTAAAAGAATAGCTCTGAAGATCTACACACCATGTCTGCATCATCTTACAATTAGAGGATCTTCTGAAGCATGATGCTGAAGAGTAgatttggaaatgaactcttcagaCAACTTGGAATAGTTGTATTGCTACAAAAATCACCATGAACTATATTGGAAAGAAAACCAATTAAGAGCTTAATATAGTCTTGCGTTACATCCCCATTGATGCAATATGATGAACCAAAACCAAGGACCACTGCTGTAACCGTTTGATGAACAAGCGCTGCGGCTCGTCACGACCGAGTGAGAGGACTGTGTTTCACAGCTACTGTTAGCTCAGCCTTTAATGCTGACAGAGCTAGGGGAAGCTCTTACACACGTCCCTTGTTAAGACATCTGCACGATTTAAGAAAAGCCGAGCACAGGCACCTGTGCCTGACTGTGTGCATTTAGTagcattgtttttatttaatcaatAGGGATATCTGTATCTCttcaaaagagaaaaacataacTAACTGCAATAGATGGACAATTAGATGGCCAAGGCAGCTTTTGAATAAAATACTGGCTGACATTCAAGATGTGAAGACAAAGAATAAGAGACACAGCTTTGTAGTACTGATATTGAGAGGAGTGTAAAATTCTAACAGACTCATTACCCCTATGagtgtcaaaaaataaataagaaaagaaaaatatagtAAAATAAGTTCAGCATCAGAACCATCAATTTCATTATATGGGGAAAATTGATATATCATCCATTTAAATTTTCTTTTCTGTACTCAAAAcaaattatttgcattttggCATACAATCTGCAGATTCCATCTCAGTGTCCCCTTCCCTCCAGTCTCCAAACCAGGAGAAATTATTAGGAGATCTCCAAAGAAAGTGGACTTTTCCAAGTCTACTCTTTGACAGACCTCTGTGCACTataagggggtgggggtgctgaGAAAAACATAGCCACACAGGATCTTTTTCTGGATGCAGTGTAGCTACACAGAGCGACCTGGCCAAACGAGCCACAGTCCCAtattccaaacaaaaaaaaaaaaaaaaagagagagtgagagaaagaaaaagatcatATGTTCTGCTTAGTCCTCACTAGTGCTTTTGGCCCCAATGAGGGGAATACTCCCTTCATGGCATCTTTCATAAGTACTTTTTAGAGCAAGCGGAATCCAGAGTTTTCCTTTCTCTGCCTGGTTTCCAGAGATAACAGGGAAACAATGTCTAAACTAGTGCCAGTTTTAAAGTTGCTGTTGATCGTACTCGGCAATAAGTTTCTTTATATGTGCCAGTTTGTTGTGTAGATATTCACAGCGGTTCTTCTCTTGGCTATAATTTGGATTAGTCTGCaagggaaaagggggaaaaaagcacagAATCAGAATCTGATAGACGACTACTCACAGACACTTTATGGCACCCAAATAGGCAATAGTGGGAAAACGTACCTTTTTTATTTTGCGATACTCTTGGAGTATCTGATTGTGGATTGTCTGTGAAGATAAGACATACAAAAAGGACATTAGAGagtaagaataaaataaatcagtaGTTATTCAAGATGTTTGATAACAAAAAGTGTTTAAAACTCCTCTAAAACAGGCTGAAGTACAATATCCACTGTGTGTCTTTAAGTGAATCTACCTTGTACTTGTCTGTGCCTTGTTGAAGCTGCTTGAGCTCAGTGTCGAGCACGGTGAACTGCCGGGTGATGCCCTCTATCCGGGCATGCAGGCCCCGGTACTCACTGTACTCGGCGTTGAAGTCATTTTTATAGCTCTGACGCTGCTCCTGGGAGCCTATCACTGTGTACTTCCTATGAAGGAcatgagggaaaaacaaaatgtcattgCACAGATTTTTAGAGAAAAAGTCACCCTGCACACAAAAAGCCTATTCTCCAAGCATTTAGCTCAAGTGACAATGGCCTTTAGAGGGAGACAGTGGGAGCAAGAGTGAGACTGAGTGAGAGATGCCAACAAAAgtcaaataaatgaattcattcCAATGAATATAAAGACAATTTAAATTCCCTCAAGTTAGCGGTGCAGCAGCAGAATCTGTCGAGGCCCAACGTGAGTAAGTACTTACGTTAAATAGTCTGCCATCTCAGATGATGACGAAGGAATACTGGTGTTGTTGCACATTCCATTCAGATCTGAAACAAGGTCACATAGTTAGAAATTTGTATTAGTTTGAATATGTAGGCCTAATCTTAACCGTGGTTACATATAGAGCCTGCAGTGGTGCAACTGGAAAGGCAAATCCACAATGACGATCACTGTTTAGAATTGGTCATTGCTTAGATATTTAATCCTCTCAGATGTGTGGTATCTTTGTGTAGTTGGACCTGGCAGAGGGTAGGTAAGGATGGTAAGGAGGTAAGGAGGATCCATTATGGATGGCATAATGTGAACAACAGGAGTCTCTATTGAACCAATGAGTAGTACACTGATCATCATGATGCGTCACTTACTCACAGTGGTGACTACCTGGTGTCCAACCTCATGGGAATTATTACATTTAGAAATACCTCAGAAATCTCTTATCTGATGTGGCTGGAGTTGAGACACTCAATGAAGTAAAGTGGGCTTTTTGTGCACTCTGATATCAGATCAACCCCAGGAAAGACaggtgacaggtgtgtgtgtgtgtgtgtgtgtgtgtgtgtgtgtctctcacctgtGCTTCTATGTGGAATACTGTTGCTCTTGAGGTTGTCGGGGCTGGAGCTGATCTCACAGGCCCGGTTAGGCTCAGGCACATGTTCCTCACtacccttcttctcctccttcttcttctgttgctccttctctctttccctttccctgtcTTTGGTCTTCTCCttgtctttatgtttttttgactTCTTCTTGGACTTGCCGTGCAAGGTTGAAGGACTCTTGCCGCGAGGCCCACCCAGGCCCGTGTGTCCAGGGGACGAGGTGCCAATGCTGGGCACGGTGAGCGCCGAGGCCCCCGAGAAGGCCGAGGGCGGCTGGCCGAGCCTCTCGGACACCGCTGCCTCCTGGCCCTCACAGTCCCGCCCGTTGTGGCTGGAGTCGTTGCTGACATCCGAAAGCGGGTCAAAAGGACGAGGGATGTCCAGCAGAGGGAGCTGCTGAGAGCTGGACGTCATGCCGCTATCTGACACGGACACCGCCACCCCTGCTTGCGTTCCACCTGCTTCTTTCCCGTTGGAGGAGCTAAGCTTGCCATTGATTGGCCCTGTTGCTGCCTTGCTGGCGAGGTGTGAAATCCTGGGCTTTTTGTTGGCAAGAGGGTCGATGAACTCCGCAGCAGGCCGTTTCTGGCAGGAAAATAGCAGTTTTAGTAGCTGAACTTAAAACAGGGTTCAATATGAACTCGATTCACCGaagagtaaggaaaaaaaaatcaaaaaaaaaatcaatggatatacagtatgcgTTATTAATACATTGAGATATAGACTTGCAGGCTCCAGATAATTCACTTTGGGGAAGTCCAGAGACCAAGCAAGAAAAACAAGTCAGAGCAAACAAATATGGTCTGGactgaggaggacaggagagggtaCAGAGTGCTGTGGTGCATTCGAAATTCAAAAAAGGAAGATCCAGGGGACTTTTCATTTTAAGGAGAGATGGGGAAGTAGCCAGTATAAGCAGTTAGATGGAAAAGGCAACACAAGAAGAAACAGTTCAAGAGGATCTGTAGTCTCAGTGACATTGAGCCTGTGATGACTGTGCCCTCTCTACACAATACCAGGGATTATATTACAGACAGGCCCCGTTTGACCCAGCCCATACTAATGACTTTGGGAGTGGCTGACCTAATCACTGTGCGGCTGGCTGTCCCAACAGGAAGACTTAGGGCTCTGAAATAACAACAGGGAGCAGTGTGGAGCGCCGTTTGGGCCTGCACGGCTCCTTAACCTGTTTGCTTTGGCAGCACTCCCTGAACCATCTTTCACCAGTCTGAGGCCAGACTGTTCACACACAGCTAACCTGCTGTGGCGCTCTCTTTTTATACCAATGAAGCTAGGAAAGAGCCTGAGGCACTGtttgcttgcgtgtgtgtgtgtgtgaatgcatactGAGGGAAGGAGCGGAAGGGAAGGGACATTAGGTGTCTGAGGTGAGAACCCCCTGAGAGGAA
Coding sequences:
- the ell gene encoding RNA polymerase II elongation factor ELL, with the translated sequence MAALKEEQCYGLSCGRVSNGSNVSVFHVKLTDSALRAFEGYQSSKGLSSQPLIRFTGNQGKISIPRSESPNELRTFTFYLSNVGRDNPQGSFDCIQQYITSEGSIQLDCLGGIQDKITVCATDDSYQKARQSMAQAEEETRSRGAIVIKPGGRYVGKKVQIRKPAPGLSDIAPSRRTSRPVIISSSTLKKSTAQQRPLRERLTHLLALKPYKKPELILRLQKDGLLPLDKDSLDSHLQQVANLNGRDNTFTLKDSLFKDIQKDWPGYTEGDQQLLKRILVWKLRQAQSAPAPPPETPVSPPKELASSSPSQKRPAAEFIDPLANKKPRISHLASKAATGPINGKLSSSNGKEAGGTQAGVAVSVSDSGMTSSSQQLPLLDIPRPFDPLSDVSNDSSHNGRDCEGQEAAVSERLGQPPSAFSGASALTVPSIGTSSPGHTGLGGPRGKSPSTLHGKSKKKSKKHKDKEKTKDREREREKEQQKKKEEKKGSEEHVPEPNRACEISSSPDNLKSNSIPHRSTDLNGMCNNTSIPSSSSEMADYLTKYTVIGSQEQRQSYKNDFNAEYSEYRGLHARIEGITRQFTVLDTELKQLQQGTDKYKTIHNQILQEYRKIKKTNPNYSQEKNRCEYLHNKLAHIKKLIAEYDQQQL